From a single Ailuropoda melanoleuca isolate Jingjing chromosome 12, ASM200744v2, whole genome shotgun sequence genomic region:
- the LIPE gene encoding hormone-sensitive lipase isoform X1 produces the protein MESGWGSGAARADGALASKRAKEGSKSRSLRRWRKSKTKASRLTHSMDLRTMTQSLVTLAEDNMAFFSSQGPGETARRLSGVFAGIREQALGLEPALGRLLSVAHLFDLDAETPANGYRSLVHTARCCLAHLLHKSRYVASNRRSIFFRTSHNLAELEAYLAALTQLRALAYYAQRLLATNRPGGLFFEGDEGLITEFLREYVTLHKGCFYGRCLGFQFTPAIRPFLQTISIGLVSFGEHYKRNETGLGVTASSLFTSGRFAIDPELRGAEFERIIQNLDVHFWKAFWNITEIEVLSSLANMTSATVRVSRLLSLPPEAFEMPLTTDPKLTVTISPPVAHSGPGPVLVRLISYDLREGQDSEELSSLMKSEGPRSLDLRPRPQQAPRSQSLVVHIHGGGFVAQTSRSHEPYLKSWAQELGVPILSIDYSLAPEAPFPRALEECFYAYCWAVKHCALLGSTGERICLAGDSAGGNLCFTVSLRAAAYGVRVPDGIMAAYPATMLQSTASPSRLLSLMDPLLPLSVLTKCVSAYAGGETEDHSDSDQKALGMMGLVRRDTALLFRDLRVGASSWLHSFLDLSGHKSHANSVPTAEPMRRSVSEAALAQPEGPLGTDSLKSLTLHDLSLKGSSDTSDTPELSLSAETLGPSTPSDVNFLVGPEDAPEAKARDELSTKDQGCGARAAFPEGFHPRRSSQGATRMPLCSSPIVKNPFMSPLLASDSMLQSLPPVHIVACALDPMLDDSVMFARRLRGLGKPVSLRVVEDLPHGFLSLAALCRETRQAAAQCVECIRLIFALPAPPAAPRV, from the exons ATGGAGTCTGGCTGGGGAAGCGGGGCCGCCAGGGCCGATGGGGCCCTGGCCTCGAAGAGGGCCAAAGAAGGGTCCAAGAGTCGTAGCCTCCGGCGGTGGcgaaaaagcaaaaccaaag CCTCGCGGCTCACACACAGCATGGACCTGCGCACGATGACACAGTCGCTGGTGACCCTGGCGGAAGACAACATGGCCTTCTTCTCGAGCCAGGGCCCCGGGGAGACAGCACGACGTCTGTCAGGCGTCTTTGCGGGGATTCGGGAGCAGGCGCTGGGGCTGGAGCCGGCCCTGGGCCGCCTGCTGAGCGTGGCGCACCTCTTCGACCTGGACGCCGAGACACCGGCCAACGGGTACCGCAGCCTGGTGCACACAGCCCGCTGCTGCCTGGCGCACCTGCTGCACAAATCCCGCTACGTGGCCTCCAACCGCCGGAGCATCTTCTTCCGCACCAGCCACAACCTGGCGGAACTCGAGGCCTACCTGGCCGCCCTCACCCAGCTCCGTGCCCTAGCCTACTATGCCCAGCGCCTGCTGGCCACGAACCGGCCCGGGGGGCTCTTCTTCGAGGGCGATGAGGGGCTCATCACTGAGTTCCTGCGCGAGTACGTCACCCTGCATAAGGGCTGCTTCTATGGCCGCTGTCTGGGCTTCCAG TTCACGCCTGCCATCCGGCCATTCCTGCAGACCATCTCCATCGGGCTCGTGTCCTTCGGGGAGCACTACAAGCGCAATGAAACAGGCCTTG gtGTGACCGCCAGCTCCCTCTTCACCAGCGGCCGCTTCGCCATCGACCCAGAGCTGCGTGGGGCTGAGTTTGAGCGGATCATACAGAACCTAGATGTGCATTTCTGGAAAGCCTTCTGGAATATCACCGAGATTGAGGTGCTATCG TCTCTAGCAAACATGACATCAGCTACCGTGAGGGTAAGCCGCCTGCTCAGTCTGCCACCAGAGGCCTTTGAGATGCCACTGACTACTGACCCCAAGCTCACGGTCACCATCTCACCCCCCGTGGCCCACTCGGGCCCCGGGCCGGTCCTCGTCAGGCTCATCTCCTATGACCTACGTGAAGGACAG gACAGTGAGGAGCTCAGCAGCCTGATGAAGTCCGAGGGGCCCCGGAGCCTGGACCTGCGGCCACGCCCCCAGCAGGCACCCCGCTCACAGTCCCTGGTGGTGCACATCCATGGTGGTGGCTTCGTGGCCCAGACCTCCAGATCCCATGAGCCCTACCTCAAGAGCTGGGCCCAGGAGCTGGGCGTCCCCATTCTCTCCATCGACTACTCCCTGGCCCCCGAGGCCCCCTTCCCCCGTGCGCTGGAGGAGTGCTTCTATGCTTACTGCTGGGCTGTCAAGCACTGTGCCCTCCTCG GTTCAACAGGGGAACGGATATGCCTCGCAGGGGACAGCGCAGGTGGGAACCTCTGCTTCACCGTGTCCCTCCGGGCAGCAGCCTACGGGGTGCGGGTGCCGGATGGCATCATGGCAGCTTACCCGGCCACGATGCTACAATCTACGGCCTCTCCCTCCCGCCTTCTGAGCCTCATGGACCCCCTGCTGCCCCTCAGCGTGCTCACCAAGTGTGTCAGCGCCTACGCTG gtggagagacagaggaCCACTCTGACTCGGACCAGAAGGCGCTGGGCATGATGGGGCTGGTGCGGCGGGACACGGCCCTGCTCTTCCGAGACCTCCGCGTGGGCGCCTCCTCGTGGCTCCACTCCTTCCTGGACCTGAGTGGGCACAAGTCCCACGCGAACTCAGTGCCCACGGCAG AGCCAATGCGGCGCAGCGTGTCTGAGGCAGCCCTGGCCCAGCCTGAGGGCCCGCTGGGCACGGACTCCCTCAAGAGCCTGACACtacatgacctgagcctaaagggCAGCTCTGACACGTCAGACACCCCGGAGCTGTCACTGTCTGCAGAGACACTTGGCCCCTCCACGCCCTCCGATGTCAACTTCTTAGTTGGCCCGGAGGACGCCCCCGAGGCTAAGGCCCGGGATGAGCTGAGCACCAAGGACCAAGGTTGTGGCGCCCGGGCCGCCTTCCCTGAGGGTTTCCACCCCAGGCGCTCCAGCCAGGGCGCCACCCGGATGCCCCTCTGCTCCTCGCCCATTGTCAAGAACCCCTTCATGTCGCCGCTGCTGGCATCTGACAGCATGCTACAGAGCCTGCCGCCCGTGCACATTGTG GCGTGCGCGCTGGACCCCATGCTGGACGACTCGGTCATGTTCGCGCGGCGGCTGCGCGGCCTGGGCAAGCCCGTGTCGCTACGCGTGGTGGAGGACCTGCCGCACGGCTTCCTGAGCCTGGCGGCGCTGTGCCGGGAGACGCGGCAGGCCGCGGCGCAGTGCGTGGAGTGCATCCGTCTCATCTTCGCGCTGCCCGCCCCGCCCGCCGCGCCGCGGGTCTGA
- the LIPE gene encoding hormone-sensitive lipase isoform X2, whose amino-acid sequence MDLRTMTQSLVTLAEDNMAFFSSQGPGETARRLSGVFAGIREQALGLEPALGRLLSVAHLFDLDAETPANGYRSLVHTARCCLAHLLHKSRYVASNRRSIFFRTSHNLAELEAYLAALTQLRALAYYAQRLLATNRPGGLFFEGDEGLITEFLREYVTLHKGCFYGRCLGFQFTPAIRPFLQTISIGLVSFGEHYKRNETGLGVTASSLFTSGRFAIDPELRGAEFERIIQNLDVHFWKAFWNITEIEVLSSLANMTSATVRVSRLLSLPPEAFEMPLTTDPKLTVTISPPVAHSGPGPVLVRLISYDLREGQDSEELSSLMKSEGPRSLDLRPRPQQAPRSQSLVVHIHGGGFVAQTSRSHEPYLKSWAQELGVPILSIDYSLAPEAPFPRALEECFYAYCWAVKHCALLGSTGERICLAGDSAGGNLCFTVSLRAAAYGVRVPDGIMAAYPATMLQSTASPSRLLSLMDPLLPLSVLTKCVSAYAGGETEDHSDSDQKALGMMGLVRRDTALLFRDLRVGASSWLHSFLDLSGHKSHANSVPTAEPMRRSVSEAALAQPEGPLGTDSLKSLTLHDLSLKGSSDTSDTPELSLSAETLGPSTPSDVNFLVGPEDAPEAKARDELSTKDQGCGARAAFPEGFHPRRSSQGATRMPLCSSPIVKNPFMSPLLASDSMLQSLPPVHIVACALDPMLDDSVMFARRLRGLGKPVSLRVVEDLPHGFLSLAALCRETRQAAAQCVECIRLIFALPAPPAAPRV is encoded by the exons ATGGACCTGCGCACGATGACACAGTCGCTGGTGACCCTGGCGGAAGACAACATGGCCTTCTTCTCGAGCCAGGGCCCCGGGGAGACAGCACGACGTCTGTCAGGCGTCTTTGCGGGGATTCGGGAGCAGGCGCTGGGGCTGGAGCCGGCCCTGGGCCGCCTGCTGAGCGTGGCGCACCTCTTCGACCTGGACGCCGAGACACCGGCCAACGGGTACCGCAGCCTGGTGCACACAGCCCGCTGCTGCCTGGCGCACCTGCTGCACAAATCCCGCTACGTGGCCTCCAACCGCCGGAGCATCTTCTTCCGCACCAGCCACAACCTGGCGGAACTCGAGGCCTACCTGGCCGCCCTCACCCAGCTCCGTGCCCTAGCCTACTATGCCCAGCGCCTGCTGGCCACGAACCGGCCCGGGGGGCTCTTCTTCGAGGGCGATGAGGGGCTCATCACTGAGTTCCTGCGCGAGTACGTCACCCTGCATAAGGGCTGCTTCTATGGCCGCTGTCTGGGCTTCCAG TTCACGCCTGCCATCCGGCCATTCCTGCAGACCATCTCCATCGGGCTCGTGTCCTTCGGGGAGCACTACAAGCGCAATGAAACAGGCCTTG gtGTGACCGCCAGCTCCCTCTTCACCAGCGGCCGCTTCGCCATCGACCCAGAGCTGCGTGGGGCTGAGTTTGAGCGGATCATACAGAACCTAGATGTGCATTTCTGGAAAGCCTTCTGGAATATCACCGAGATTGAGGTGCTATCG TCTCTAGCAAACATGACATCAGCTACCGTGAGGGTAAGCCGCCTGCTCAGTCTGCCACCAGAGGCCTTTGAGATGCCACTGACTACTGACCCCAAGCTCACGGTCACCATCTCACCCCCCGTGGCCCACTCGGGCCCCGGGCCGGTCCTCGTCAGGCTCATCTCCTATGACCTACGTGAAGGACAG gACAGTGAGGAGCTCAGCAGCCTGATGAAGTCCGAGGGGCCCCGGAGCCTGGACCTGCGGCCACGCCCCCAGCAGGCACCCCGCTCACAGTCCCTGGTGGTGCACATCCATGGTGGTGGCTTCGTGGCCCAGACCTCCAGATCCCATGAGCCCTACCTCAAGAGCTGGGCCCAGGAGCTGGGCGTCCCCATTCTCTCCATCGACTACTCCCTGGCCCCCGAGGCCCCCTTCCCCCGTGCGCTGGAGGAGTGCTTCTATGCTTACTGCTGGGCTGTCAAGCACTGTGCCCTCCTCG GTTCAACAGGGGAACGGATATGCCTCGCAGGGGACAGCGCAGGTGGGAACCTCTGCTTCACCGTGTCCCTCCGGGCAGCAGCCTACGGGGTGCGGGTGCCGGATGGCATCATGGCAGCTTACCCGGCCACGATGCTACAATCTACGGCCTCTCCCTCCCGCCTTCTGAGCCTCATGGACCCCCTGCTGCCCCTCAGCGTGCTCACCAAGTGTGTCAGCGCCTACGCTG gtggagagacagaggaCCACTCTGACTCGGACCAGAAGGCGCTGGGCATGATGGGGCTGGTGCGGCGGGACACGGCCCTGCTCTTCCGAGACCTCCGCGTGGGCGCCTCCTCGTGGCTCCACTCCTTCCTGGACCTGAGTGGGCACAAGTCCCACGCGAACTCAGTGCCCACGGCAG AGCCAATGCGGCGCAGCGTGTCTGAGGCAGCCCTGGCCCAGCCTGAGGGCCCGCTGGGCACGGACTCCCTCAAGAGCCTGACACtacatgacctgagcctaaagggCAGCTCTGACACGTCAGACACCCCGGAGCTGTCACTGTCTGCAGAGACACTTGGCCCCTCCACGCCCTCCGATGTCAACTTCTTAGTTGGCCCGGAGGACGCCCCCGAGGCTAAGGCCCGGGATGAGCTGAGCACCAAGGACCAAGGTTGTGGCGCCCGGGCCGCCTTCCCTGAGGGTTTCCACCCCAGGCGCTCCAGCCAGGGCGCCACCCGGATGCCCCTCTGCTCCTCGCCCATTGTCAAGAACCCCTTCATGTCGCCGCTGCTGGCATCTGACAGCATGCTACAGAGCCTGCCGCCCGTGCACATTGTG GCGTGCGCGCTGGACCCCATGCTGGACGACTCGGTCATGTTCGCGCGGCGGCTGCGCGGCCTGGGCAAGCCCGTGTCGCTACGCGTGGTGGAGGACCTGCCGCACGGCTTCCTGAGCCTGGCGGCGCTGTGCCGGGAGACGCGGCAGGCCGCGGCGCAGTGCGTGGAGTGCATCCGTCTCATCTTCGCGCTGCCCGCCCCGCCCGCCGCGCCGCGGGTCTGA